From one Pempheris klunzingeri isolate RE-2024b chromosome 9, fPemKlu1.hap1, whole genome shotgun sequence genomic stretch:
- the p2rx3a gene encoding P2X purinoceptor 3a: MCSLVCGCITDFFTYETTKSVVVKSWSVGIINRIVQLLIIAYFVGWVFIHEKAYQVTDTGIESSVMTKVKGFGYHHGHVMDVADYVFPQQGAGVFCIMTKLIVTENQFQGKCAESAQMFNCSTDADCNNHFGAIRSNGVITGVCLKPSNDSNGQCEIEGWCPAENDSVLIEPMLDVNNFTIFIKNSIRFPLFDITRGNFPSTMKAEEIARCTYHPETNPFCPIFRVGDVLNYTGQSVASLAEKGGEIGINIEWKCNLDLDIEYCIPKYSFTRLDAPFAKNTITKGYNFRFAKYYKTENGTDFRTLHKAYAIRFDVMVTGNAGKFNTIPTLINLVAAFTSVGLGTVLCDVILLNFLKGADQYKAKKFEEVSEAQIEASIAQSPGSQQSFKPGIKSSYDSGAISLTASDQPV; the protein is encoded by the exons ATGTGCTCCTTGGTGTGTGGCTGCATCACTGACTTTTTCACCTATGAGACCACCAAGTCTGTGGTGGTCAAGAGCTGGTCAGTGGGCATCATCAACCGGATCGTACAGCTGCTCATCATTGCTTACTTTGTCGG CTGGGTCTTCATCCATGAGAAAGCTTATCAGGTGACCGACACCGGCATCGAGTCCTCTGTGATGACCAAAGTAAAAGGCTTCGGCTATCATCATGGCCATGTGATGGACGTGGCCGACTACGTCTTCCCCCAACAG ggtgCAGGTGTGTTCTGCATCATGACCAAACTCATCGTCACTGAAAATCAGTTCCAAGGAAAATGTGCAGAG tctgctCAGATGTTCAATTGTAGCACGGATGCAGACTGCAACAACCATTTTGGCGCCATCCGTTCCAATG GTGTAATAACAGGTGTTTGCCTAAAACCCTCTAATGACTCTAACGGTCAGTGTGAGATTGAAGGTTGGTGTCCAGCTGAGAACGACAGTGTCCTGAT CGAACCAATGCTGGATGTGAACAACTTCACCATCTTCATCAAAAACAGCATCCGTTTTCCGCTCTTCGATATCACCAG AGGGAACTTTCCCTCCACGATGAAGGCCGAAGAGATCGCTCGCTGTACCTACCATCCGGAGACAAACCCGTTCTGCCCCATCTTTCGTGTGGGGGACGTGCTGAATTACACCGGGCAGAGCGTGGCCAGCCTGGCAGAGAAG GGTGGAGAAATAGGAATAAACATCGAGTGGAAGTGTAACCTGGACCTGGACATTGAATATTGTATACCCAAGTACTCTTTCACGCGACTTGACGCACCATTTGCCAAGAACACCATCACCAAAGGCTACAACTTCAG GTTCGCCAAATATTACAAGACAGAGAATGGGACTGATTTTCGGACACTTCACAAAGCATATGCCATCCGGTTTGATGTTATGGTCACTGGCAAT GCTGGAAAGTTCAACACAATCCCAACACTGATCAACTTGGTAGCTGCCTTCACCTCTGTTGGACTG GGTACAGTTCTCTGTGATGTTATCTTACTGAACTTCTTGAAAGGGGCAGATCAGTATAAAGCCAAGAAGTTTGAAGAg GTGTCAGAAGCTCAGATAGAAGCATCCATTGCTCAGAGCCCAGGCAGCCAGCAGTCATTCAAACCAGGTATCAAGAGCTCCTATGACTCTGGAGCCATTTCCCTCACAGCCTCTGACCAACCAGTCTga
- the LOC139206718 gene encoding uncharacterized protein — MSQPHNPPDTQALLQSMLQRLKLQPGREGHAYLHTPVPITAEISNLQKPNNSHVNGFEFGANGVPSKEFGISAADSNFGLKGGKVGRDSLTSFPTQKDNIDGDTGENRVLGQASQPGITPTGTGQLFPAKSLKDADITSFEGTDGEMLSFGSSAMTGHISTNTDAVTSMGQNHNQYQKQGFRPKVYTWSLKPTDVNVETVSSVSSQVLQMGNGGYGALEQSKDIQIIQTDQKTTNSLSRRKQRPSENKTRRWTQKIKERWKDRSGSFGRKGREEGGGVDQKGTEMSHQNQRPAETLTKTSKKEEERTLTSLCSSGPCKTPPSHIEDGTSEEYMRSTSDFEFGLGSFSLLDEIVTGQEWAMFLNPNLSATSANQTPPVEPLSQTNLPPNPHNISQSPPMLNREGGRNHQWSIRGTEASPVSDISMTQISPDAFQPVSMQQQCVHREADQSEPMEHGHTQSHRQAGESGQHRRPPSFVQSADNSMLKSRVHLNRKRQHQSAERTEERPQTEKTSDEGSVSSPSQTRGHVIQEAGESQHDSIMPLYILNSSPPPISPSSSSPFAPAPKGVLKHSISQDSESSMEIVTKRRRVEDNRRVRFSEEMVTIVPPEPDVDATDSEEDSGAEEDSVIEEECEVQQAAVQEVAPARRHALPAWILALKRRNTGRKHR; from the exons ATGTCTCAGCCACATAATCCACCAGACACTCAGGCTTTGCTGCAGTCCATGCTGCAGAGACTGAAGCTCCAGCCGGGAAGAGAGGGCCATGCATacctacacacacctgtgcCCATCACAGCTGAGATCTCCAATCTCCAGAAACCAAACAACAGTCATGTAAATGGCTTTGAGTTTGGTGCTAATGGTGTCCCCTCAAAAGAGTTTGGCATCTCTGCTGCGGACAGTAACTTTGGCCTCAAAGGTGGGAAAGTGGGCAGGGACAGTCTCACTTCCTTCCCCACCCAGAAAGACAACATTGATGGTGACACGGGTGAGAACAGGGTTTTGGGACAGGCCTCACAGCCTGGGATCACCCCAACAGGAACAGGGCAGCTGTTTCCTGCTAAATCACTTAAGGATGCAGATATCACTTCCTTTGAGGGGACTGATGGGGAGATGTTGAGTTTTGGCAGCTCTGCAATGACAGGACACATCTCTACTAATACAGATGCTGTGACAAGCATGGGACAGAATCATAACCAGTACCAGAAACAAGGTTTTAGACCCAAAGTCTACACGTGGTCCTTGAAGCCCACAGATGTAAATGTTGAGACGGTCTCAAGTGTCTCAAGTCAAGTGTTGCAAATGGGAAATGGAGGATATGGAGCTTTGGAACAAAGTAAAGACATTCAAATCATCCAGACCGACCAAAAGACAACAAACTCTCTCTCTAGGAGGAAACAGCGGCCCtctgagaataaaacaagaAGATGGACTCAGAAAATCAAGGAGAGATGGAAGGACAGGTCGGGGAGTTTTGGCAgaaagggaagagaagaaggagggggAGTAGACCAGAAGGGAACTGAG ATGTCACATCAAAATCAGCGGCCAGCAGAAACTCTCACCAAAACATctaagaaagaggaagaaaggaccCTCACCTCACTATGCAGTAGCGGGCCTTGTAAAACCCCTCCTTCACACATAGAAGACGGCACTAGTGAAGAATACATGAG GTCTACCAGTGACTTTGAGTTTGGCCTGGGCTCGTTTAGCTTACTGGATGAGATTGTCACGGGTCAAGAGTGGGCCATGTTCCTGAACCCCAACCTATCAGccacctcagccaatcagacaccACCAGTAGAGCCGCTGAGCCAGACCAATCTCCCACCAAATCCTCACAACATCAGTCAGTCACCTCCGATGTTgaacagagaaggaggaaggaacCACCAGTGGAGCATCAGGGGCACCGAGGCATCACCAGTTTCAGATATCAGTATGACACAAATATCGCCTGATGCTTTCCAGCCTGTCAGCATGCAACAGCAGTGTGTTCACAGAGAGGCAGATCAGTCAGAACCAATGGAGCATGGACATACCCAAtcacacaggcaggcaggagagAGTGGACAGCACCGTAGACCGCCCTCATTTGTACAG TCTGCAGATAACTCAATGCTGAAGAGCAGAGTCCACCTCAATAGAAAGAGGCAACATCAGTCagctgagaggacagaggagaggcctcaaacagagaaaacaagtgaTG AGGGGTCCGTATCTTCACCGAGCCAAACAAGAGGCCATGTGATACAGGAGGCAGGAGAGTCACAGCATGACAGCATCATGCCTTTATACATCCTAAACTCTTCTCCTCCACCCATCTctccgtcttcttcttctccctttgCTCCTGCACCCAAGGGTGTTCTCAAACACTCCATATCCCAGGACTCAGAGTCCTCGATGGAGATAGTCACAAAAAGG AGGCGAGTTGAGGACAACCGGCGGGTTCGTTTTTCAGAGGAGATGGTGACCATAGTGCCTCCAGAGCCGGATGTGGATGCTACAGACTCAGAGGAGGActcaggagcagaggaggactCTGTGATAGAGGAGGAGTGTGAGGTGCAGCAGGCAGCGGTACAGGAGGTGGCACCAGCACGCCGGCATGCTCTCCCTGCCTGGATACTGGCTCTGAAGAGGAGGAATACTGGGAGGAAGCACAGATAG